Proteins encoded by one window of Dendropsophus ebraccatus isolate aDenEbr1 chromosome 4, aDenEbr1.pat, whole genome shotgun sequence:
- the E2F4 gene encoding transcription factor E2F4 yields the protein MADPAQLPVTPSRHEKSLGLLTSKFVSLLQEAEDGVLDLKAAADTLAVRQKRRIYDITNVLEGIGLIEKKSKNSIQWKGVGPGCNTREIADKLIDLKAELADLEQREQELDQQRIWVQQSIKNVTDDVQNTGLAYLTHEDICRCFRGDTLLAIKAPSGTCLEVPVPEGINGQKKFQIHLKSSTGPIEVLLVNKDTSNSPPVVVPVPPPEELVQPTPAVTGTPNPSPPGLQEDSENRNPTPAEPTSPAQSPVLEPEEDKGLSRLPSIDTCPLQSSASLDNSADLPNTSTSFQPIKSDPSDVLELPTDISELFDTTKECITSDLLEELMSSEVFAPLLRLSPPPGDHDYVYNLDESEGVCDLFDVPINL from the exons ATGGCGGATCCCGCTCAGCTGCCGGTGACTCCGAGCCGCCATGAGAAGAGCCTGGGGCTCCTGACCAGCAAGTTCGTGTCCCTTCTGCAGGAAGCGGAGGATGGCGTGCTGGACCTCAAAGCG GCTGCGGACACACTTGCCGTCAGACAAAAGCGTCGCATTTATGACATCACCAATGTCTTGGAGGGTATCGGGCTGATTGAGAAGAAGTCCAAGAACAGTATTCAGTGGAA GGGGGTCGGTCCTGGCTGTAACACTCGGGAGATTGCTGACAAGTTGATTGACCTGAAGGCAGAGCTGGCTGATCTGGAGCAGCGGGAGCAGGAGCTTGACCAGCAACGCATCTGGGTGCAGCAGAGCATCAAGAATGTGACAGATGATGTGCAGAACACTGG GCTAGCATATCTAACCCATGAAGACATCTGCCGCTGCTTCCGAG GTGATACTTTGCTAGCCATCAAAGCTCCATCAGGTACCTGTCTAGAGGTCCCAGTTCCAGAG GGGATCAATGGGCAGAAGAAGTTTCAGATTCACTTAAAGAGTTCCACTGGGCCAATAGAGGTTCTTCTAGTGAATAAAGACACATCCAACTCCCCTCCTGTAGTTGTTCCTGTCCCTCCACCAGAGGAACTTGTCCAGCCGACAcctgcagtgactggcacacCTAACCCTTCACCACCTGGTCTGCAAGAAGACTCTGAAAACAGAAACCCGACACCTGCGGAACCAACTTCTCCTGCAC AGTCTCCTGTGTTAGAACCAGAAGAAGATAAAGGACTGAGCCGTCTTCCAAGTATAGACACTTGCCCCCTCCAATCTTCGGCTTCCCTAGACAACAGTGCTGATCTGCCAAATACTTCTACCTCATTCCAGCCAATCAAGTCTGACCCATCAGATG TGCTGGAATTACCCACAGATATCTCAGAATTATTTGATACCACAAAAG AATGCATCACATCGGACCTTCTGGAAGAGTTGATGTCATCTGAAG TGTTCGCACCTCTTCTCAGACTTTCTCCACCACCTGGCGACCACGACTATGTCTACAACTTGGATGAAAGTGAAGGAGTCTGTGATCTGTTTGATGTTCCCATTAATCTTTGA